A window of the Tachysurus fulvidraco isolate hzauxx_2018 chromosome 6, HZAU_PFXX_2.0, whole genome shotgun sequence genome harbors these coding sequences:
- the plcl1 gene encoding inactive phospholipase C-like protein 1 — protein MERDCDGEETVDSIPTGARRGARRSGVLLPDTDTPLLESVKAATAPRRSSIIKDPSVTKVGGGRKKTVSFSSMPSEKKVSSAADCLAFMQGGCELKKVRPNMRIYCRFFTLDPEQACLRWEPSKKDADRARLDISSIREVRTGKSTETFLHNGPSDHLAEEAAFSIIHGDDYQSLDLVALSPDVANIWVTGLRYLVSHPGALSGGSGGDGGVGERSVGSKLRRDWLAAELALGDEDGHGIVSEDIAVATICKLCPGIKEAKVRLRFKEIQRSKEKLTSHVTLEEFQEAYCELCTRPDVYFLLVQLSKDQECLDVQDLRLFLETEQGLPLATTEGCLELLRRFEPSAVCREKGLLGLDGFTHYLQSNECQVFDPEHQYVCHDMTLPLCHYYISTSYRSYLLDDQVHGKADLLGLTRALRSGCRCLELGVTDGPAGEPLLGVDHESDTKHHHHHHHHHHHHSLVTLLSALELINKYAFLNSQYPLLLYLCQRCSPSQQHTIALHLKKVFGAKLYRPECLPITPGGRTSTLPSPEQLKGKVLLVGKKLPPDEEGSEGDVSEEDEEIGGGGPLAGRRMTIPGEEDLGVVLVVPPPPQPRRLRLRRELSDLIAVARTGSCNFYTHRPNTQQSQQTSPPSTPSTPSTPGFPDTSSWTLCSLGEGEAGRLASESPEELVSFTKRCLTRVRPSSVRLDSSNPNPQGYWKGGVQLVALNQQTPGAMLDLSRGRFAQNGGCGYVLKPAVMRDEVSYFSAQSQGCVPGVPPQTLRVKVISAHNLPKPQGSGAKGEVIDPYVVLELHGVPADCAEQRTRTAAQNQDNPLFDETFEFQVNMPELALLRFVVLDDDYIGDDFIGQYTIAFECLQPGYRNVPLLGLAGEPLPHASLFVHVAITNRRGGGKAQRRGLSVKRGGRRGREYVTLRHTAIKVLDDTFRSAGTPLKEATDLRENSLSATVAFKEQCGLPPVSTLKQCMQSLATRLQGPDASPGASLILKDGYPCLEPLTNLNDTTRKLLNAYDTMISANKQLIENADAVQERIAQVQKEGMVFHEDLAKLGEKENLKERKLSKAVESFTWNITVLKGQCDLLRSAKMDALDALRQLVLACEASGLTLNSDLQYTPHNLTSRRGSSHGNGRI, from the exons GACCCTTCAGTCACCAAAGTTGGCGGTGGGCGCAAGAAAACAGTTTCCTTCAGCAGCATGCCATCAGAGAAGAAAGTGAGCAGTGCAGCTGACTGTTTGGCCTTCATGCAGGGTGGCTGTGAGCTAAAAAAGGTACGGCCCAACATGCGTATTTATTGCCGTTTCTTCACCTTGGACCCTGAACAAGCCTGCCTGCGATGGGAGCCTTCAAAAAAGGATGCAGACCGTGCTCGACTGGACATTTCCTCTATCCGAGAGGTCCGCACAGGCAAAAGCACTGAAACCTTTCTTCATAATGGCCCATCAGATCACTTGGCTGAAGAAGCTGCCTTTTCCATCATTCATGGAGATGATTATCAGTCCCTGGACCTGGTGGCATTGTCGCCTGATGTAGCAAACATCTGGGTGACTGGCTTGCGGTATTTGGTGTCTCACCCTGGAGCCTTGTCTGGTGGAAGCGGAGGAGATGGAGGAGTAGGAGAGAGAAGCGTGGGAAGCAAGTTGAGGAGGGATTGGCTAGCAGCAGAGCTTGCTCTGGGAGATGAGGATGGGCATGGAATTGTGTCAGAGGACATAGCAGTGGCCACCATCTGCAAATTATGCCCTGGAATTAAGGAAGCAAAG GTACGTTTGCGCTTTAAGGAGATCCAACGTAGCAAAGAGAAGCTGACATCTCATGTGACACTTGAAGAATTTCAGGAGGCTTACTGTGAGCTGTGTACCCGGCCTGATGTTTACTTCCTTTTAGTGCAGCTGTCAAAAGACCAGGAGTGCCTAGATGTACAGGACCTACGTCTTTTCTTGGAGACGGAGCAGGGGCTGCCATTGGCCACGACTGAAGGCTGCCTAGAGCTTCTGCGGCGCTTTGAACCCTCTGCAGTGTGCCGTGAGAAAGGTCTCCTGGGCCTAGATGGCTTTACCCACTATCTTCAGTCAAATGAGTGCCAGGTGTTTGACCCTGAGCACCAGTATGTGTGTCATGACATGACCCTGCCCTTGTGCCACTATTATATCAGCACATCCTACCGCTCCTACCTGCTAGATGATCAAGTTCATGGTAAGGCTGATCTGTTAGGGCTGACACGAGCGCTACGATCTGGGTGTCGATGTTTGGAGCTTGGGGTAACTGATGGACCTGCTGGGGAACCGCTTTTGGGTGTTGATCATGAGTCAGACACCAagcaccatcatcatcaccaccaccatcatcatcaccacagcCTAGTTACACTGCTCAGTGCTCTGgaattaattaacaaatatgCCTTTCTCAACTCTCAGTACCCATTGCTACTATACTTGTGTCAGCGATGTTCCCCCAGCCAGCAGCACACAATAGCACTGCACCTAAAGAAGGTATTTGGAGCAAAACTGTATAGGCCAGAATGCTTGCCCATTACTCCCGGGGGACGGACTTCCACACTGCCCTCTCCTGAGCAGCTGAAGGGAAAGGTGCTGCTGGTAGGCAAAAAACTGCCTCCAGACGAGGAGGGCTCTGAGGGAGATGTATctgaagaggatgaggagatTGGTGGTGGAGGTCCACTGGCTGGTCGTCGGATGACCATTCCTGGGGAAGAGGACCTAGGGGTTGTTCTGGTGGTTCCACCTCCGCCTCAGCCAAGGCGACTTCGATTGCGGCGAGAGCTTTCTGATCTGATTGCAGTGGCTCGCACTGGTAGCTGTAACTTCTATACTCACCGTCCTAATACTCAGCAGTCTCAACAAACCTCTCCTCCATCCACTCCCTCTACACCCAGCACCCCAGGTTTCCCAGACACCTCTTCTTGGACCCTCTGCTCTTTAGGAGAGGGTGAAGCAGGCCGGCTGGCAAGTGAGAGCCCAGAGGAGCTAGTGAGCTTCACTAAGCGCTGTCTTACTCGAGTTCGGCCAAGCTCAGTCCGGTTGGACTCCAGCAACCCAAACCCACAAGGCTACTGGAAAGGAGGTGTGCAGCTGGTGGCACTCAACCAGCAGACACCAGGTGCCATGCTGGATCTAAGCCGAGGTCGCTTTGCCCAGAATGGAGGCTGTGGATATGTACTAAAGCCAGCTGTCATGAGAGATGAGGTCTCCTACTTCAGTGCACAGTCACAGGGCTGTGTGCCTGGTGTACCACCACAGACACTCAGGGTGAAAGTTATCAGTGCTCACAATCTGCCCAAACCACAGGGTTCTGGGGCCAAGGGTGAAGTCATTGACCCCTATGTGGTGCTAGAACTGCACGGTGTACCAGCAGACTGTGCTGAGCAGAGAACTCGCACCGCAGCCCAGAACCAGGATAACCCACTGTTTGATGAGACCTTTGAGTTTCAG GTGAACATGCCAGAACTGGCACTGCTCCGGTTTGTTGTTCTGGATGATGACTACATTGGTGATGACTTTATTGGGCAATACACCATCGCTTTCGAATGCCTACAGCCTGGCTACCGAAATGTGCCACTGCTTGGCCTGGCTGGAGAGCCTTTACCCCATGCCAGCCTGTTTGTGCACGTGGCTATCACAAATCGTCGTGGTGGAGGCAAGGCTCAAAGACGTGGCCTATCTGTAAAGCGAGGAGGGCGTCGAGGAAGGGAGTATGTCACCCTgagacacacagccattaaaGTGTTAGATGACACCTTTCGCTCTGCTGGCACTCCACTCAAAGAGGCCACTGACCTGCGGGAGAACTCACTT AGTGCTACGGTGGCATTTAAAGAGCAATGTGGGCTCCCCCCAGTGTCCACGCTGAAGCAGTGCATGCAGAGTTTGGCCACAAGGCTGCAGGGCCCTGATGCTTCCCCAGGAGCCAGCCTGATCCTGAAAGATGGTTATCCCTGCCTGGAGCCACTCACAAACCTGAATGACACAACACGCAAGCTGCTTAATGCTTATGACACG ATGATCTCAGCTAACAAACAACTAATAGAGAATGCGGATGCTGTGCAGGAGAGGATCGCTCAGGTGCAAAAGGAAG GCATGGTGTTTCATGAGGATCTAGCCAAGCTGGGGGAGAAGGAGAACCTGAAGGAGAGAAAGCTGAGCAAAGCTGTGGAGAGCTTCACTTGGAACATCACTGTACTAAAG GGTCAGTGCGACCTGCTGCGCAGCGCCAAAATGGATGCCCTGGATGCTCTGCGGCAGCTGGTGTTGGCCTGTGAAGCCTCCGGTTTGACCTTGAACTCTGATCTCcagtacacaccacacaacctaacctcCAGAAGGGGCAGCAGCCATGGAAATGGTCGCATCTGA